The Impatiens glandulifera chromosome 8, dImpGla2.1, whole genome shotgun sequence genome includes a window with the following:
- the LOC124911455 gene encoding uncharacterized protein LOC124911455 produces MISAISGDTNKRKLSSKRKALKQKVICLHTLCHIILRLCNVDFAFSSTTNPKVINLKPPTIFNLHHLLHEESKKLLSMEGNTSSSESTTVQSTTPWIIDTVLLILLIILIFLLFMCYLMPSFLYNASDFLQPSSIKKCVDYFDVLLIIIAISSHLLSRYGSRSSSDNDTTSDRDNEIVTSQADTYSSEEKFYDAQQKFGEGGLKRISNSYPDLRNESLWGIEDYGFKFFDDFDVDMYRPVQVADNCNCTRRRSRRKKKVADSNVKEIQVVHPPTPPKSPPPEDSVPVQTSQIQDHKEIQTLPTEIWNFSEEGMSTTKSGMKKSSSAKDLANLIASSFINQRERKRKQKMRNLQSNQNESSLSASKVPPPPPPPPPPSIFYNLFKRGRKIKKMVNSAPPPPPPLPQRSVFNNLFKNGNVSKQFQSITGSALPLPPSSVIKSKQLQLVSASAQYSIFNNTLQSGTEFKRFNSVSSPPSPKPPLISQKTMNYNDEDQSPAVHIQLLLPPPPPLSELELAEEIDRPSFGSPPDVEEDVNSVSSESTTAGRDVSGWMICPTPDVNMKADTFIARLRGEWKTEIMNSLREGGESSGI; encoded by the coding sequence ATGATAAGTGCCATTAGTGGGGATACCAACAAACGTAAATTGAGTTCAAAAAGAAAGGCACTAAAACAGAAAGTAATATGTCTGCATACCTTATGCCATATCATTTTGAGGTTGTGCAATGTGGACTTTGCTTTTTCTTCCACCACCAACCCAAAGGTCATAAACCTTAAACCCCCCACCATATTTAaccttcatcatcttcttcacgAGGAAAGCAAAAAACTGCTTTCAATGGAGGGGAACACCTCCTCATCTGAATCAACTACAGTCCAATCGACGACGCCATGGATAATTGACACAGTTTTGCTGATTCTCTTGATCATACTTATCTTCTTGCTCTTTATGTGCTACCTTATGCCTTCTTTTCTCTACAACGCATCTGATTTTCTCCAACCCAGTTCAATAAAGAAGTGTGTGGATTACTTCGATGTCTTACTCATAATCATTGCAATTTCAAGTCATCTCTTATCCAGGTATGGATCTAGATCTAGTAGTGACAATGACACCACTAGTGACAGAGACAACGAGATAGTCACTTCACAAGCTGACACATATTCATCTGAAGAGAAGTTTTATGATGCTCAACAGAAATTTGGTGAAGGGGGATTGAAAAGGATCAGCAACTCTTACCCAGATTTGAGAAACGAATCACTTTGGGGAATTGAAGATTATGGATTCAAATTCTTTGATGACTTTGATGTTGACATGTACCGTCCGGTTCAAGTTGCTGATAATTGTAACTGCACAAGACGTAGAAgtagaagaaagaagaaggtaGCAGATTCTAATGTGAAAGAAATTCAGGTCGTACATCCGCCTACTCCACCAAAATCACCTCCCCCTGAGGATTCAGTACCGGTCCAAACATCTCAGATTCAAGATCACAAGGAAATCCAAACCCTGCCCACTGAAATTTGGAACTTTTCAGAAGAGGGTATGTCGACAACAAAGAGTGGTATGAAGAAGAGCAGCTCAGCGAAAGATTTGGCTAATCTAATAGCTTCATCGTTTATTAACCAAAGAGAACGGAAAAGGAAGCAGAAGATGAGAAACCTTCAATCAAATCAAAACGAGTCTTCACTTTCCGCATCGAAGGTcccaccgccgccgccgccaccGCCTCCACCGTCCATCTTCTACAACCTATTCAAAAGGGGAaggaaaattaagaaaatggtTAATTCTGCaccaccgccgccgccgcctctGCCGCAGCGTTCCGTATTCAACAATCTGTTCAAGAACGGCAACGTGAGCAAACAGTTCCAATCAATAACCGGATCGGCTCTACCTCTGCCGCCGAGTTCTGTTATCAAGAGCAAACAGTTACAATTAGTATCTGCATCAGCTCAATATTCAATCTTCAACAATACCCTTCAATCTGGTACCGAATTCAAGCGATTCAACTCAGTCTCTTCTCCACCTTCGCCTAAGCCGCCACTGATATCGCAAAAGACGATGAACTATAACGACGAAGACCAATCGCCTGCAGTCCATATTCAGTTGctgctgccgccgccgccgcctctCTCTGAACTAGAATTGGCGGAGGAAATTGACCGGCCTTCTTTCGGCTCTCCCCCCGACGTGGAAGAAGACGTCAATAGTGTTTCGTCTGAATCTACTACGGCCGGAAGAGATGTATCTGGATGGATGATTTGTCCAACTCCAGATGTGAATATGAAGGCCGATACATTCATTGCAAGACTCCGAGGTGAATGGAAGACAGAGATCATGAATTCCTTGAGAGAGGGGGGAGAGAGTTCTGGGATTTAG
- the LOC124911726 gene encoding protein ELF4-LIKE 3-like: MDGDPFSVAAALANGNGNGGVQMDGKVFQTFQKSFVQVQNILDHNRILINEINQNHESKIPDNLSRNVGLIKELNNNIRRVVGLYGDLSNSFSKSMEAASSEGGDSTGGALNLNIKSNARTGTKRNRPPA, from the coding sequence ATGGATGGTGACCCATTCTCAGTAGCAGCAGCTCTTGCTAATGGTAATGGTAATGGTGGTGTACAAATGGATGGAAAAGTGTTTCAGACATTTCAGAAGAGCTTTGTCCAAGTTCAGAACATTCTGGACCATAACAGAATATTGATCAATGAGATTAACCAGAATCATGAGTCCAAAATCCCAGACAACCTTAGCAGAAACGTGGGACTAATCAAAGAACTGAACAACAACATTAGGAGGGTAGTTGGACTCTATGGTGATCTCTCTAATTCTTTCTCAAAGTCCATGGAAGCTGCTTCCTCTGAAGGAGGAGATTCAACTGGTGGTGCCCTAAATCTCAATATCAAGTCTAATGCCAGAACTGGGACCAAAAGAAATAGGCCCCCTGCTTAG
- the LOC124911454 gene encoding mechanosensitive ion channel protein 10-like, which translates to MGTVEQTAADTHKVKNPEVVLSISNSALIEEIQPISISTTPEENLTRRRTTSTLTRSSNSKPNSRLLEPTFDTHSINDNKGDLIKNVPISSKPEEEEDDDEDVYKTANIKVSERSRKKLKATVLIEWTLFICIMGILVSSLTIHKLKSCMLWALEIWKWCVLVLVFFCGGLFTEWFINLIVFLLERNFLLKRKVLYFVFALKKSVRVSIWLSLILIAWTLLINRGVKRPKNTTRILNYITRALVSCLIGAGLWMVKTFLLKLLASSFHVSRFFDRIQESIFHQYVLQTLSGFPLVEYEDLELVGKSDSKRSNSNSNSNSNSSRLSFRKQTKKNQIEKEEVIDVEKLHKMKQDKISAWTMRGLIEVISGSRLTTLSSVLDRSIDGDDDDDHGQAAGAGAGQKEITSEVQAKAAAIRIFKNVAKPHSKHIEEEDLLRFMKKDDVDNVLHLFDGAIGNGKIPKSSWKAWVVNVYNERKSLAHSLKDTKTAIEELNKIVSALLLVVIMIVWLLLMGLLTTNVLVFISSQLLLVVFIFGNTCKMVFEAIIFVFVMHPFDIGDRCVIDGVQMVVEEMNILTTVFLRYDNEKIFYPNSILATKPISNFYRSPEMGDCVEFCIDVSTSVENILALKAKIKWYLESKPKYWRPEHNVQVKDIENINKMKMALYVTHTINFQNFAEKSNRRSELMFEIKKAFEELNIKYNLLPQQVYLQYSSPNSTIISH; encoded by the exons ATGGGGACGGTGGAGCAAACTGCTGCCGACACCCACAAGGTGAAGAATCCAGAAGTCGTTCTCTCCATTTCAAACAGCGCCCTTATCGAAGAAATCCAACCCATTTCCATTTCCACAACTCCAGAAGAAAATCTCACCCGTAGAAGAACAACATCCACACTCACTCGCTCTTCAAATTCAAAGCCCAACTCCAGATTGCTAGAGCCAACATTCGACACACATTCCATTAATGACAACAAAGGTGATTTGATCAAGAATGTCCCCATTTCATCCAAAccagaggaagaggaagatgacGATGAAGATGTTTACAAGACTGCCAACATTAAAGTAAGCGAAAGATCTCGTAAGAAGCTGAAAGCAACGGTTTTAATCGAATGGACATTGTTCATCTGCATAATGGGTATTCTTGTTTCAAGTTTAACCATTCACAAACTGAAAAGCTGTATGTTATGGGCATTAGAGATATGGAAATGGTGTGTTTTGGTTTTGGTGTTTTTCTGTGGAGGATTATTTACTGAATGGTTCATAAACTTGATAGTTTTCTTATTAGAAAGGAATTTCCTTCTTAAAAGAAAAGTTCTTTATTTCGTATTCGCATTGAAGAAGAGTGTTCGCGTTTCTATATGGTTGTCTCTGATTCTTATCGCTTGGACCCTTTTGATTAATCGCGGCGTAAAGAGACCCAAAAACACAACCCGGATTCTGAATTACATAACTAGGGCTCTTGTGTCGTGTCTAATCGGTGCAGGTTTATGGATGGTTAAGACGTTCTTGCTAAAGTTATTAGCTTCATCGTTTCATGTCAGTAGATTTTTCGATAGGATTCAAGAATCGATCTTTCATCAGTATGTTCTTCAAACGCTTTCTGGGTTTCCGCTGGTTGAATACGAGGATTTGGAATTAGTTGGCAAGAGTGATTCGAAAAGgagtaatagtaatagtaatagtaacAGTAACAGTTCTAGGTTGAGTTTTAGGAAACAAACGAAGAAGAATCAAattgagaaagaagaagtgattgATGTTGAAAAGCTTCATAAGATGAAGCAAGATAAGATCTCTGCTTGGACAATGAGAGGTTTGATTGAAGTTATAAGTGGGTCCCGTTTGACTACACTGTCAAGTGTCCTTGATCGGAGCATTGACGGAGACGACGACGATGATCATGGTCAGGCCGCCGGCGCCGGAGCCGGACAAAAGGAGATTACAAGTGAAGTTCAAGCCAAAGCTGCTGCCATTCGGATATTCAAAAACGTAGCTAAGCCTCATTCCAA GCATATTGAAGAGGAGGATTTATTGCGGTTCATGAAAAAAGATGACGTGGATAATGTTCTTCATTTGTTCGATGGAGCTATAGGAAATGGCAAGATTCCAAAATCATCCTGGAAGGCTTGGGTG GTGAATGTATACAACGAGCGGAAATCGCTGGCTCATTCTTTAAAAGACACAAAAACAGCGATCGAGGAGCTGAATAAAATAGTATCGGCTCTTCTTTTAGTTGTCATAATGATCGTATGGTTGCTTTTGATGGGTTTATTAACCACGAATGTGCTCGTCTTCATCTCTTCTCAACTCTTGCTTGTTGTGTTTATATTTGGAAATACTTGTAAGATGGTTTTCGAAGCGATCATTTTTGTCTTCGTGATGCATCCGTTTGATATTGGTGATCGTTGCGTTATTGATGGAGTACAG ATGGTGGTAGAAGAGATGAATATTTTGACAACGGTGTTCTTGAGATATGACAATGAGAAAATATTCTATCCAAACTCGATTTTGGCTACGAAACCAATTAGCAATTTCTATAGAAGCCCCGAGATGGGTGACTGCGTCGAGTTTTGCATTGATGTTTCAACTTCGGTTGAGAATATTTTGGCTCTTAAGGCAAAGATAAAATG GTATTTGGAGAGCAAACCGAAATATTGGCGTCCTGAACACAACGTTCAAGTAAAGGATATTGAGAACATAAACAAGATGAAGATGGCTCTTTATGTTACACACACCATTAACTTCCAAAATTTCGCGGAGAAGAGCAACCGAAGATCCGAATTGATGTTTGAGATAAAGAAAGCATTTGAAGAACTTAATATCAAGTATAATCTTCTTCCTCAACAAGTTTACCTTCAATATTCTTCCCCTAATTCAACTATCATTTCTCATTGA
- the LOC124911587 gene encoding RING-H2 finger protein ATL16-like, with translation MVLVLSPSQLPPPPPPPSPSLRPLLYYALVMVATAALILALYNIIILRLCSEHRRRHHSRQSEAQRSINDDEPTTATTNIEQICSFKFKKEMGIQIHEEEEEQGYEAPECSICLSVFEEEDELKRLPRCMHCFHSNCIDKWFLNSHINCPLCRAEVVVQSKETNQLPVMNSHVVILLPV, from the coding sequence atggtatTAGTACTATCACCGTCGCAgttgccgccgccgccgccaccACCATCTCCGTCTCTGAGACCACTACTCTACTACGCCCTAGTGATGGTTGCAACCGCCGCCCTTATCCTCGCCCTGTACAACATCATCATACTAAGGCTGTGCTCCGAGCACCGCCGCCGCCATCATTCAAGACAGAGTGAAGCACAAAGGTCAATTAATGATGATGAGCCGACTACCGCCACCACAAACATTGAGCAAATCTGTAGTTTCAAGTTCAAGAAAGAGATGGGTATTCAAATTCacgaggaggaggaggagcaaGGATACGAAGCACCCGAGTGTTCAATATGTTTGTCGGTGTTcgaggaagaagatgaattgAAGAGACTGCCCAGATGCATGCACTGTTTTCACTCTAACTGCATCGACAAATGGTTCCTTAATTCACACATTAACTGTCCTCTCTGTCGGGCTGAGGTTGTGGTGCAAAGTAAGGAGACTAATCAGCTGCCGGTCATGAATTCCCATGTTGTCATACTCTTACCAGTATGA
- the LOC124911456 gene encoding protein ANTAGONIST OF LIKE HETEROCHROMATIN PROTEIN 1-like, protein MEVSTNSFLSQDDFNHLYSSLFTDFEEDINTNKIDDHDNNDKKKRRKITNLLPSSESSPPPFTDILSTLLFLEDNDQQQQHTSFSIQTTPHSHSDQQTTKRQRTSIMPEEVSAQPRRLWVKDRSNAWWEHFNNPDCPQDEFRQAFRMTKSTFNMICNELDSAVVKKNTMLRLSIPVRQRVAVCIWRLATGEPLRLVSKRFGLGISTCHKLVLEVCAAIKTVLMPKFLQWPDESRSKQIKQEFESISGIPNVGGSMYTTHIPIVAPKENAAAYLNKHQTDRNQKASYTITVQGVVDHNGVFNDVCIGWPGSMPDDKILEKSSLNKRAANEGLLKDCNWIVGSSNYPLTDWVLAPYANQNLTWTRHSFNGKIGEVQGVAKEAFGRLKGRWTCLQRRTEMKLADLPAVLGACCVLHNICEMSGEAMEPEFTFQISDDEMTPENPVRSSGAMQARDQIAHNLLHRNSAAFVL, encoded by the coding sequence ATGGAAGTCTCAACCAATTCCTTTCTCAGTCAAGATGACTTCAACCATTTATACTCTTCACTCTTTACTGATTTCGAAGAAGACATAAACACTAATAAAATTGATGACCACGACAACAACGACAAAAAGAAGAGGCGCAAAATCACCAACCTCCTCCCTTCTTCTGAATCATCACCGCCGCCATTCACTGACATTCTCTCTACATTGCTCTTTCTCGAAGACAAcgaccaacaacaacaacacacCTCATTCTCAATCCAAACCACCCCCCATTCCCATTCCGACCAACAAACAACGAAGCGCCAACGTACTTCCATCATGCCGGAAGAAGTTTCAGCCCAACCTCGTCGTCTTTGGGTCAAGGACAGGTCCAATGCATGGTGGGAACATTTCAATAATCCTGATTGCCCACAAGACGAATTTCGTCAAGCATTTCGTATGACTAAATCAACTTTCAACATGATCTGCAACGAACTCGATTCCGCAGTCGTCAAGAAGAACACTATGCTCCGTCTCTCTATTCCCGTCCGTCAAAGAGTCGCCGTCTGCATATGGAGACTTGCCACCGGCGAACCCCTCCGACTCGTTTCCAAACGCTTCGGCCTCGGCATCTCCACCTGTCACAAACTCGTCCTCGAGGTCTGCGCCGCAATTAAAACAGTCCTCATGCCCAAATTCCTCCAGTGGCCAGACGAATCCAGATCCAAACAGATCAAACAAGAATTCGAATCGATTTCGGGAATACCCAATGTCGGTGGATCGATGTACACTACCCACATCCCAATTGTAGCTCCAAAGGAAAACGCCGCCGCCTATTTAAACAAACACCAAACCGATCGTAATCAAAAAGCTTCTTACACGATCACAGTCCAAGGAGTTGTCGATCATAACGGCGTCTTCAACGACGTTTGTATCGGCTGGCCGGGATCAATGCCAGACGATAAAATCCTCGAGAAATCCTCCCTCAATAAGAGAGCAGCCAATGAGGGACTTCTTAAGGATTGCAATTGGATAGTAGGAAGTTCAAACTATCCACTAACGGATTGGGTTTTGGCACCTTATGCAAATCAGAATCTGACGTGGACTAGACATTCGTTTAACGGGAAGATTGGAGAAGTTCAGGGAGTGGCTAAGGAGGCGTTTGGTCGGCTCAAGGGAAGGTGGACCTGTCTGCAAAGGAGAACAGAGATGAAGCTGGCGGATTTGCCTGCTGTTCTTGGGGCTTGCTGTGTTCTGCATAATATATGCGAGATGAGTGGCGAGGCTATGGAACCCGAGTTCACGTTTCAGATTAGCGATGACGAAATGACGCCGGAGAATCCTGTTAGATCTTCGGGGGCGATGCAGGCTAGAGATCAGATCGCTCACAATCTGTTGCACCGAAATTCAGCTGCTTTTGTTCTATAG
- the LOC124911457 gene encoding myosin-17-like, producing the protein MTTPDTIIVGSHVWIEDPVLAWIDGQVIQINGQDVRVKTTKGKTVVTNINKVYPKDTEAPPGGVDDMTKLSYLHEPGVLQNLAARYELNEIYTYTGNILIAINPFQRLPHLYDTHMMGQYKGATFGELSPHVFAVADVAFRAMINEGKSNSILVSGESGAGKTETTKMLMRYLAYLGGRSGVEGRTVEQQVLESNPVLEAFGNAKTVRNNNSSRFGKFVEIQFDNDRKISGAAVRTYLLERSRVCQISDPERNYHCFYLLCAAPPEVREKYKLGSPQSFHYLNQSKCYKLDGVDDTEEYLATRRAMDIVGISEEEQEAIFRVVAAILHLGNVEFAKGKEIDSSVIKDEKSKFHLSVITELLKCDYKHLEDALIKRVMVTPEEVITRTLDPEAALGSRDALAKTVYSRLFDWIVEKINISIGQDPNSKSIIGVLDIYGFESFKLNSFEQFCINFTNEKLQQHFNQHVFKTEQEEYTKEEINWSYIEFVDNQDVLDLIEKKPGGIIALLDEACMFPKSTHETFAQKLYQTFPKNKRFSKPKLSRTNFTIVHYAGDVTYQADQFLDKNKDYVVAEHQELLTASKCHFVSSLFPPLPQDSSKSSKFSSIGSRFKLQLQSLMETLNSTEPHYIRCVKPNNVLKPAIFENANIIQQLRCGGVLEAIRISCAGYPTRRTFYEFLLRFGVLSPDVLDGNYDDKVACQMILNKVGLKGYQIGKTKVFLRAGQMAELDARRAEVLGNAAKKIQRQIRTFIARKEFISLREAAIQLQSCWRGMAACKIYEQLQREAATLKIQKYFRRYIARKSYSRKLSSAITLQTGLRAMSARNEFRYRKQTKAAIIIQARFRGHRAYSYYKSLQKAALVSQCGWRCRVARRELRMLKMASRETGALKEAKDKLEKRVEELTWRLQFEKQLRTNLDEEKSQEIAKLQEAMQTMEKKVEEANAKVIKEREAARKAIEEMPPLIKETPVIVQDTSKIDALMDEVESLKAIVLSESQATEAAKKVQSDVEVRNAELVKKLQDAESKIDQLQESVQRLEEKLSNTESENQVLRQQTLTMSPNAKALSVRPPKATILQRTPDNGNVLNGEAKHTPDMALAVPKPKEPESEEKPQKSLNEKQQENQDLLIKCISEDLGFSGGKPVAACVIYKSLLHWRSFEVERTSVFDRIIQTIASSTEVQDNKDNNDVLAYWLSNTSTLLLLLQHTLKASGAANLTPQRRRSSSLFGRMSQGLRASPQSTGLPFLNGRVLGSRLDELRQVEAKYPALLFKQQLTAFLEKIYGMIRDNLKKEISPLLALCIQAPRLSRASIVKGRSQAHAVAQQALVAHWQSIVGSLNNYVKIMKANYVPPFLVRKVLTQIFSFINVQLFNSLLLRRECCSFSNGEYVKTGLAELEQWCCEATDEYAGSAWDELKHIRQAVGFLVIHQKPKKKLSEITNDLCPILSIPQLYRISTMYWDDKYGTHSVSSDVITSMRVMMTEDSNNGVSSSFLLDDDSSIPFSVDDISKSIQKVEMVDIEPPPLIRDNSGFAFLHQRSDG; encoded by the exons ATG ACAACACCAGATACCATAATTGTGGGTTCTCATGTATGGATTGAAGATCCAGTGCTGGCCTGGATTGATGGTCAAGTCATTCAGATCAATGGCCAAGATGTTCGTGTTAAAACTACGAAGGGGAAAACT GTTGTCACAAATATTAACAAGGTATATCCAAAGGATACTGAAGCCCCTCCAGGTGGTGTTGATGACATGACAAAACTGTCATATTTGCATGAGCCAGGAGTTCTACAAAACTTGGCTGCCAGATATGAATTGAACGAAATTTAT ACATATACAGGCAACATCTTAATTGCGATTAATCCTTTTCAAAGATTACCACATCTTTATGACACGCATATGATGGGGCAATACAAAGGAGCAACTTTTGGAGAGCTTAGTCCGCATGTGTTTGCAGTTGCAGATGTTGCATTTAG GGCTATGATTAACGAGGGAAAGAGTAATTCAATATTAGTCAGTGGAGAAAGTGGTGCTGGTAAGACAGAGACAACAAAGATGCTTATGAGATATCTTGCATACCTGGGTGGCCGATCCGGTGTTGAAGGACGGACAGTTGAACAACAAGTTCTGGAG TCCAATCCGGTCCTTGAAGCATTTGGAAATGCTAAAACGGTCAGAAACAACAACTCAAG TCGTTTTGGTAAATTTGTGGAGATACAGTTTGACAATGATAGAAAGATATCAGGAGCCGCAGTAAGAACTTACCTGTTGGAGAGGTCACGTGTTTGCCAGATATCAGATCCTGAAAGAAACTATCATTGCTTTTATCTTCTCTGTGCAGCACCACCTGAG GTCAGGGAAAAGTATAAGTTGGGAAGTCCTCAATCATTTCATTATCTTAACCAGTCAAAATGTTACAAACTTGATGGAGTTGATGATACAGAAGAATATCTTGCTACCAGAAGGGCCATGGATATAGTTGGTATTAGCGAAGAGGAACAG GAAGCAATCTTTAGGGTTGTGGCTGCAATCCTTCATTTGGGTAATGTTGAATTTGCCAAGGGGAAGGAAATTGACTCTTCAGTAATTAAAGATGAGAAGTCCAAATTCCATCTTAGTGTGATTACCGAATTGCTAAA atgtGATTACAAGCACTTGGAAGATGCCTTAATCAAACGTGTCATGGTAACACCCGAGGAAGTTATCACAAGAACTCTTGATCCAGAGGCAGCTCTGGGTAGCAGGGATGCTTTGGCTAAAACTGTATATTCTCGCTTATTTGATTG GATTGTGGAGAAGATAAACATTTCCATTGGGCAAGAtccaaattcaaaatcaataattGGAGTGCTTGATATTTATGGATTTGAGAGCTTCAAATTGAATAG CTTTGAGCAATTCTGTATCAATTTCACAAATGAAAAACTGCAGCAACATTTCAATCAG CATGTGTTCAAGACGGAGCAGGAAGAGTAtacaaaagaagaaataaactGGAGCTACATCGAGTTTGTTGATAATCAAGATGTGCTGGATCTGATTGAGAAG AAACCTGGAGGAATCATTGCACTCTTGGATGAGGCATG TATGTTTCCCAAGTCGACTCATGAAACATTTGCTCAGAAGTTGTACCAGACATTTCCAAAAAACAAGCGCTTCAGTAAACCCAAGCTATCGCGGACTAATTTCACCATAGTTCATTATGCAGGAGAT GTGACCTATCAAGCTGATCAATTTCTAGACAAAAATAAAGATTATGTTGTTGCAGAACATCAAGAGCTGTTGACGGCTTCAAAGTGCCACTTTGTATCCTCTCTTTTTCCTCCACTTCCACAAGATTCGTCAAAGTCATCCAAGTTTTCTTCAATTGGATCACGCTTTAAG CTACAACTTCAGTCTTTGATGGAGACCTTGAACTCAACAGAACCACATTATATTAGATGTGTGAAGCCAAACAATGTCCTTAAGCCTGCTATCTTTGAGAATGCCAATATAATCCAACAATTACGTTGTGGT GGAGTCCTTGAGGCCATACGAATCAGCTGTGCTGGATACCCTACCAGACGAACTTTCTACGAATTTCTTCTACGATTTGGTGTTCTTTCTCCAGATGTCTTGGATGGGAA CTATGATGATAAGGTTGCATGTCAAATGATTCTCAATAAAGTGGGATTGAAAGGTTATCAG ATAGGTAAGACAAAGGTGTTCCTGAGGGCCGGCCAGATGGCTGAGCTGGATGCAAGAAGAGCAGAGGTTCTTGGGAATGCGgctaaaaaaattcaaaggCAGATCCGCACGTTTATTGCTCGCAAGGAGTTCATCTCGTTACGAGAAGCTGCTATTCAACTGCAGTCATGTTGGCGAG GCATGGCAGCCTGCAAAATTTATGAGCAACTGCAGCGAGAAGCAGCAACTTTGAAGATCCAGAAATATTTCAGGCGTTATATTGCCAGGAAATCCTACTCAAGAAAGTTGTCTTCTGCAATAACTTTGCAAACTGGCTTAAGAGCTATGTCTGCTCGCAATGAATTTAGATATAGAAAACAGACAAAAGCTGCCATTATTATCCAG GCTCGTTTTCGAGGCCACAGAGCATATTCTTATTATAAGAGTCTTCAGAAGGCGGCGCTTGTTTCTCAATGTGGCTGGAGATGTAGAGTTGCTCGTAGAGAACTTAGAATGCTCAAAAtg GCTTCAAGAGAAACAGGTGCCCTCAAAGAGGCAAAGGACAAGTTAGAAAAACGTGTTGAAGAGCTAACATGGCGCTTACAATTTGAAAAGCAACTTCGG ACTAATCTGGATGAAGAAAAATCACAAGAAATTGCAAAGTTACAAGAGGCTATGCAAACAATGGAGAAAAAAGTAGAAGAGGCAAATGCCAAAGTTATTAAAGAACGAGAAGCAGCACGGAAAGCCATCGAGGAAATGCCTCCATTGATCAAGGAGACCCCTGTCATAGTTCAAGACACATCAAAGATTGATGCTCTTATGGATGAAGTGGAGAGTCTCAAG GCGATTGTGTTATCAGAAAGCCAGGCAACCGAAGCAGCTAAGAAGGTTCAGAGTGATGTCGAGGTCAGAAATGCGGAACTAGTTAAGAAACTCCAGGATGCAGAAAGTAAGATTGATCAACTCCAAGAATCTGTACAGAG GCTGGAGGAAAAACTTTCTAATACAGAGTCGGAGAATCAAGTACTTCGACAACAAACATTGACCATGTCACCAAATGCGAAGGCTTTATCTGTTCGCCCCCCTAAGGCAACAATCCTTCAG AGAACCCCCGATAATGGAAATGTTCTGAATGGAGAAGCTAAACATACTCCA GACATGGCACTTGCTGTTCCGAAACCGAAGGAACCTGAATCTGAGGAAAAGCCACAAAAATCTCTCAACGAAAAGCAGCAA GAAAACCAAGATCTACTGATCAAGTGTATTTCAGAAGATCTCGGATTCTCTGGGGGGAAACCAGTTGCAGCTTGTGTCATATACAAAAGCCTTCTTCACTGGAGATCATTTGAGGTTGAAAGAACTAGTGTGTTTGATCGCATAATCCAAACAATTGCTTCATCAACAGAG GTCCAAGATAACAAAGATAACAATGATGTGTTAGCCTATTGGTTATCTAATACATCCACTTTACTGTTGCTGCTTCAACATACACTCAAAGCTAGTGGAGCAGCTAATTTGACCCCTCAGAGGCGAAGATCATCTTCTCTTTTCGGAAGAATGTCCCAA GGCTTGAGAGCATCTCCCCAGAGTACTGGCCTTCCATTTCTCAATGGACGCGTACTTGGCAGTAGATTAGATGAGCTGAGGCAAGTTGAGGCAAAGTATCCAGCTTTGTTGTTTAAACAGCAACTTACTGCCTTCCTTGAGAAGATATATGGAATGATAAgagacaatctcaagaaggaaaTTTCCCCATTGCTTGCGTTATGCATTCAG GCACCGAGGCTATCTAGAGCTAGTATAGTGAAGGGACGGTCCCAAGCTCATGCTGTTGCACAACAAGCTCTTGTTGCCCATTGGCAAAGTATTGTGGGGAGTTTGAATAATTACGTGAAGATAATGAAAGCAAACTAT GTTCCTCCCTTCTTAGTACGCAAAGTATTAACTCAGATATTTTCCTTTATCAATGTTCAGTTATTTAACAG TTTGCTTCTCCGACGGGAGTGTTGCTCCTTCAGCAATGGGGAGTATGTGAAAACAGGTTTAGCAGAGTTAGAGCAATGGTGTTGTGAGGCAACCGATGAG TATGCTGGCTCTGCTTGGGATGAATTAAAGCATATTCGACAAGCAGTTGGTTTCCTG GTTATTCATCAAAAACCTAAGAAGAAATTGAGTGAAATAACAAATGATCTTTGCCCT ATTCTAAGTATACCACAACTATACAGAATCAGTACAATGTACTGGGATGATAAGTATGGCACACATAGCGTCTCTTCAGAT GTTATTACAAGTATGAGAGTTATGATGACCGAGGATTCTAACAATGGGGTGAGCAGCTCATTTTTGTTAGACGACGACTCAAg CATTCCATTCTCAGTTGATGACATTTCAAAATCCATACAAAAAGTAGAGATGGTAGACATTGAACCCCCACCATTGATTCGTGATAATTCTGGTTTTGCATTCTTGCATCAACGTTCTGACGGATGA